The window GCGATGACGAACGAGGTGGCCATCACCATGGGGTAGTCGCGCGAAAGGATGGCGTCCACGATGGCGCGTCCCATTCCCGGCCAGGCGAAGATGGTCTCCACCAGCACCGCGCCCGAGAGCAGGAAGGGCAGGTACAGGCCCAGCAGGGTCACGATGGGGATCAGCGCATTACGTAGCGCGTGCTTGAAGATCACCTTGCGCTCGGACAGGCCCTTCGCGCGCGCCGTGCGGATGAAGTCCTGGTGGATCACCTCCAGCATGGCCCCGCGCATGTACCGCGCGACGCCCGCGGCCGAGCCGATGCCGAGGGCGATGGACGGCAGGATCAGGTGCACCAGCCGGTCGCGGATCTGCCCGCCCGCGCCCAGGTAGTCGTAGTCCACGCTGGTCATGCCCGACGACGGCAGCGCGTGCCAGCCCCACTCGCTCGCCTTGAGGGCGAAGATCAGGGTCAGCATCAGCGCGAACCAGAAGCTGGGCATGCTATAGAAGAAGAGTGCCAGGAAGGTCAGCACGTTGTCGGCGACCGAGTACTGCCGCACCGCCTGCACGATGCCGATGAGCATGCCCACCACGAAGATCACCACCAGCGAGATCAGCGTGAGCTGGAGCGTGTTCCACAGCACCTCGGGCAGGATGTCGCGGATGGGGCGCATCTGCCCGAACGAGTAGCCGAAGTCGCCCGTGAGGAAGGACTTCATCCACTTCAGGTACTGGATGTGGAGCGGCTGGTCCAGGCCCAGGTTGCGCCGCATCTGCTCGATGACCTCGGGCGCCACGTTGGGGTTGAAGAACCGCGCCGTGGGGTCGCCCGGGGCCAGGTGGATGATGAAGAAGATGAGCGTGAGCACCCCCAGCAGCAGGGGGATGGCGCCCAGCAGGCGGCGCAGAAGGTAGCCGATCACGGCGCCCCCCGCTCAGCTCTTGGCGGGCGCTGCGGCGGCGCCGGCCTGCGGGCGGCGCTGCTGGCTCTTGGGGATCCACCACTCCCAGGTGTTCTGGTATGCGCCATAGGTGTCGACCTTCATCCCTT is drawn from Longimicrobiaceae bacterium and contains these coding sequences:
- a CDS encoding ABC transporter permease codes for the protein MIGYLLRRLLGAIPLLLGVLTLIFFIIHLAPGDPTARFFNPNVAPEVIEQMRRNLGLDQPLHIQYLKWMKSFLTGDFGYSFGQMRPIRDILPEVLWNTLQLTLISLVVIFVVGMLIGIVQAVRQYSVADNVLTFLALFFYSMPSFWFALMLTLIFALKASEWGWHALPSSGMTSVDYDYLGAGGQIRDRLVHLILPSIALGIGSAAGVARYMRGAMLEVIHQDFIRTARAKGLSERKVIFKHALRNALIPIVTLLGLYLPFLLSGAVLVETIFAWPGMGRAIVDAILSRDYPMVMATSFVIA